The Myxocyprinus asiaticus isolate MX2 ecotype Aquarium Trade chromosome 36, UBuf_Myxa_2, whole genome shotgun sequence genome segment CGTCATTTCACAACCCTGAACGGGACATGATGACCATTAATATGTACAGAGTTTATGAAAAATACTCCAAGCATCATCATCAACAACAGAACGTGAATACTGTCCGAAGCTTCAGAGCCGTTCCAGGTGAGTGAAATTAACCACCTATAGACTTGTTGAAAAAATTGTTGAAAACTGTGCTGAAAAACGGAGTTTAAATAACAGTAGCCAAGGGGCCGTTCAACCGTTCGCCGTTTTGCGTCagtccgtgctgtttttccaatagtttttctatgtaaacaacgCGCAGGCGGCTATTTTTTGACCTTTGCGCACCATTTTTTCAACGTCTTGAGTATAATCACCGcgtttttttagacactgtgtcaagttaagattgtcaacttttaaaaacgcgtctcgcgacacctgcgttctgcttaATTAGtggcgctgcgtctagctttttttagcacaagtacgcattctgtgtgaacggcTCCTGATGCACGTACGTGATATACTGATTCATGTTTAGGCTACTTATAATTATAACATCATTACACACTCTTTAGGGTAGACCGGATACAATCATAACACTTGATTTTTACTGTACTGCACAAATACAGAGCAGAgtaaacatgccattttttttttttttcacatgagataacaaaataataaataactgtatACATTGTTCCTATTTTCAACAATTAGTGTTTGAAGGCAAGGAGTGCTTTTGTTACAACTGTCCCCATACCAGGTAGCCTACAGTTGCAACACTACCCTGGGACAGTTGAAATGTGATAAATAAGGCATTATGCTTAACTTAAGTGAAATATAGGCCTGCTGACACATTTTATACTCTgtgactgttttcaaatatttcggATGCTTACATACATTTCTTGCACATCAGCTGGAAATACTCTCTTAGTTTTCCTCACCCTGGCACCTTGTGACATTCAcgtatgtgcaaaaaaaaaaaaaaaatcttcattcattcatttgttttgcTTACTTATCTAAGCTTTCTGGCTGaataaaagctaacaaaactcTAGAAGGAGCATTGGCAACCATGTTTCTTATGTAGCAAGTAAAGTTGTAACAGTGTTTTATCCGTCCTCCTCTGATCACCTTACATGTTTTTTACTTGATTTTCTCCATGACCTTATATCCTAAGATGCCCCAAAATACATTAATTGAAGgtagacaaatcaataattataACAAGCAAAGTTTCCGTTGATGATTtagaaataatgatttattcacaATGAAGATGAGTaagaatatgaaaaataaaaacactgcaaaACTGATGTTCTCTAATCATTTCTCATCAATGTGGAATATGTTCTTCAAATTGTCCATACAGAGAGAGGATGCTAATGTGAATATGTATACTGAAAATGGAAGTTCAAACTTGCATTAGAAGTGAAATATTCACGGTATTCGCATCGTTACTCCGTTACAACTGTATTCTGTCTACCCTATCATTTTCACAATTATGCTTTTTTGACATCTGTGTTTTAATGACTACATACATTTGATTGAACACTATTGGTGAAATTAGATAGCTAATTAGTTATTTGTAGTTTATCTCTTGAGGAGATGACAATGATTCCTGTTCTCCATCTTGTGAATGGTCAAAATCCATAGTGCAATATGCACTTAAATATAACATATCAGTTCTATATAGGCTGTAAGTGAATGCATGATTCAACAACTGTAAGACAACGATTTTTCCATTATTTCAGTTTTAGTACCCTTATTTTCTGAGCTGCTAAGTTTCCACTGGAGGTGCACTATTAAAACACACAGGGTATTAGTTGAAACCGAAAAAAAATCTAGAAACCTAGAGAGCCGCTCACTAAACACTACCATATGGTCAGAGAATGATTCAGGAGCAGTGTTTATCTTTTTATTAAACTTCCTCGTAAATCATAGAATGTGGTTGGATATTAAATCTAGAATTTGAAAAATGAGTTGTTTATGAGGATGTTGTCTGGAAACTTTACTGGTTATTCACATGCATTCAACATTTTCACTAATTAATCCATTAAGTTTTATATTGAGAGGAATATAAAACCCAAACTAGCTTGAATAGCAACAATAACTTGTTTATTCTAAGACTGTTTTCTTTCCAAACATTTAATTTCAGAGCTCTCCCACCATAGGGTTTTGTTTCACTTCAACCTGACCTCTATCCCTAATTCGGAAGTGATCTTGACTTCAACGCTACACTTTCTTGACCAGCAATCCCGTCAACGACCATGGCACTGCAGACGTTCCCGGGGAGCCTCATGTCGCATTCAGCACCTGCAGCCACTTACCTTGGCACACCTCATTATTAAGGGCACATCACCAAATGCTGCCATCACTTCTCAGCTGTGCAACATCACAATGTCCTCTAACAGAAAGGGGCAATGGCAGATTACTGATGTATCATTAGTTATCAAACATGCCCAAGCTCAGGGTGAGCTCTCGATTACTGTTGAGTTTGACTTTGGGGACAGGCACCAGAGACACCAGGATCACTTGCCTCCTCACAGCTTGCCATTTATTCTTGTTTACACAAACGACATTGTCATAAAAGAACCAAACAGTGTTACGACGAGCCTGCAAAGATACAGTCCATCTCCTGTGGGTGAGGAGAAAGGGACCAAGCCTCCCTCAGCTTCCTTAAGTTCTAGAATCAGAAGGGAAGTGGTTCACTTGCAGAATAACTACTTACCTGATGTCCACTACAACGATCTTAAGAACAAGGAGTTATGGGACAACACCTTTTTTGTGAAAAAGCCCAAACTCTTGCCAAAAGGTTTGGAGAATCATGAGAGGTTGAGAGTGTCCCAGGAGCTCAGCTTCGATGAGAAGACCAtgaaaaaagctagacgcaagCAGTGGAGTGAGCCACGAATGTGTACGCGACGTTACCTGAGGGTGGACTTTGCTGACATCGGCTGGAGTGAATGGATATTAGCTCCAAAAGCATTTGATGCATACTACTGTGCTGGAACCTGTGGATTCCCAATTCCAAAGGTCAGGGAATGGGCTTAGTTCAACCACTAACATATTCACACTTAACATACAATTAAACCATTGCCATTTATGAGTTAGAACCCTTCAGATTAGGGCATCTACAGAGTTTACGCTGCATTgatccattgattttaatagcgATTCTCTACGTTGCAAGAATGTAGAGGATAATCGCAAGGGTTCACGAAAGTGGCGCTTCGTCATGAAGCcaaaaattgaaaacattttaacatttgctgcAACACGCTCTGATGTATGGAACCACTGAACAATGGGAATTTCAGAGAAGCAGGCAGAGTTGTGCTTTTGAAAATCCAATTTGCTGTATTCCTGCTTGATTTTAAACTGATTTGGCTATTTCCAAAAACACTCAAATAGGATCCTATGTATTCCTGTCCATTAGATACTCTATTTAAATAAGGCATCCTTATTTGCAGAATGGTGAATGTAGGGTACATTTAATTAGCAGATGGCAACACATGAATTTCTAATTGTTGGTGCAAATTTTCTAGTTGAACATAAGCCAGAAGTGTATTTGATATAGTTCTCCAATAGTTGATATGTTTGACATTATTGtcccaaaaaacaacatttaaccaTTATCTAAATAATAATGCAGTACTCTCTCTAACGCTATGCGATATATCATATGCACAAAGTCATTGGACAAAACCTTGAAGTTTTGCTATTcttgtgcaagcatgtgctaagtctagtcacaaatgggtttggtgaaattgtgtgcgcaaagcgctaatgggctgggtcaagtgcaatttaattctgaggttctccTCTGGATATTGCAGCTTCTGCCTCCTACtgtatagtccattccctcaagcaccagcgatataaacaaagacagcacattaaaagttggtagtgtaaaggGACTGTGTGCAATTaattagaaaaatagaaatatggacttgcgttcttttgtgcattaactgtgtacAAGTTGAaagtcaggcatatttctagaacaggatttggatgtacgctcctttaaattatagagaatgtaagtattatttattttaattgatctACTGATCACCTTCCAGGTTTGGCTGTGGAAcgagggatgttttttttttttgtgtgtttttttttccccttgcaTGCACTTCACGTCTACCAgtcaattttgctttaaaatttaaattcatttaccgaaacatgaaaaaaattaaaccaaaaatatttttaaattctaaTTACATttgaaactaaatgaaaaaaatattaaaataacagttaaaaaaaatcttatttaccttctccctaaatgtaaacatttaaccctctccaacttcttccacaagcccattttgcaattacttaaaaatcactacgacaacaggtggacaaaataaataccaatacaaattagatattaaatgcaattgtaaatataaacatgataataataataataataataataataataatagaaaaataaaccatgacctcttgAAAGTTACAAacgcaggaactgagtttagactttgcactgaaaactacggtggccatgaagtgcaaaacaaaacaacaaatctaaaaacacaacggcaaatccaaagacaaaatgacaattcagaaacacatcaacaaatcataaaacacaacggcaaattcGAAAACAAAGGAGCAAATCACAAAatacaacaccaaatccagaaaaaaaacaacaagttagaaaacacaacagcaattcagaaaacaaaacagcaatTCAGTCGAAATGGAAAAGG includes the following:
- the gdf10b gene encoding growth/differentiation factor 10b, with the protein product MSNICVVTQIFLCLNIVKLHLVNSSELNGDAPATEPSFHNPERDMMTINMYRVYEKYSKHHHQQQNVNTVRSFRAVPELSHHRVLFHFNLTSIPNSEVILTSTLHFLDQQSRQRPWHCRRSRGASCRIQHLQPLTLAHLIIKGTSPNAAITSQLCNITMSSNRKGQWQITDVSLVIKHAQAQGELSITVEFDFGDRHQRHQDHLPPHSLPFILVYTNDIVIKEPNSVTTSLQRYSPSPVGEEKGTKPPSASLSSRIRREVVHLQNNYLPDVHYNDLKNKELWDNTFFVKKPKLLPKGLENHERLRVSQELSFDEKTMKKARRKQWSEPRMCTRRYLRVDFADIGWSEWILAPKAFDAYYCAGTCGFPIPKVVHPSNHATIQSIVRAVGIVPGVPEPCCVPDKMSPLAVLFLDTSRNIVLKVFPSMSVETCACL